From a single Micromonospora pallida genomic region:
- a CDS encoding nucleotidyltransferase family protein, whose amino-acid sequence MIIAAGGGRRIGGPEALLCLRERPLVDRMVETMTKADCAPTVVVLGAAADEVRRTADLDGATVVVNQAWGTGVGSSIRAGLAAITDEAVEAVVVVPVDMPGLTVEAVRRVVALPYPDVLVCATYGGLRGYPMLFGRRHWPGIATLARADVGARPYLLAHKELIVDIACDSVADGSRVDSPELMSLYGLTVPPQRVGA is encoded by the coding sequence ATGATCATCGCCGCAGGCGGGGGGCGGCGGATCGGCGGACCCGAGGCGCTGCTGTGTCTCCGGGAGCGGCCCCTGGTGGACCGGATGGTCGAGACGATGACCAAGGCGGACTGCGCCCCGACCGTGGTCGTGCTCGGCGCGGCCGCCGACGAGGTGCGCCGCACCGCCGACCTGGACGGGGCGACGGTGGTGGTGAACCAGGCCTGGGGCACCGGCGTCGGCTCGTCCATCCGGGCCGGGCTCGCCGCGATCACCGACGAGGCAGTCGAGGCCGTCGTGGTGGTCCCGGTGGACATGCCCGGCCTCACCGTCGAGGCGGTCCGTCGGGTCGTTGCCCTGCCGTACCCGGACGTGCTGGTCTGCGCCACCTACGGCGGACTGCGCGGCTACCCCATGCTCTTCGGACGGCGGCACTGGCCCGGCATCGCCACCCTGGCCCGGGCGGACGTCGGCGCGCGGCCGTACCTGCTCGCGCACAAGGAGCTGATCGTCGACATCGCCTGCGACTCGGTGGCCGACGGCAGCCGGGTCGACTCCCCGGAGCTGATGTCGCTCTACGGGCTCACTGTGCCCCCGCAACGGGTGGGTGCCTGA
- a CDS encoding carbohydrate ABC transporter permease codes for MATPAIDDATVRPAEHRPAPATRRTRRSRDRVASTVLHLLLGAGLLLMVGPFLWMLVSSIKPEGEVRRVPPTWWPEAATLENYRELFGRMDFPQYFTNSAVVATLVTVGNVLICAATGYALAKLPFRGRRGLFAAVIGTIMVPPVVWFIPVFVLVSNLGLVNTYAGLVLPNIAQAINVFLMRQFMLSVPDELLESARIDGAGEWRIFWRIVLPLSRPAMATVGILTFLGSWNNFLWPLAVATTEDKYTLPVALALYSVGQNEARYGLLLAGSVVVVLPILLVFLVLQRHFVRGIATTGLK; via the coding sequence ATGGCCACCCCCGCGATCGACGACGCCACCGTACGGCCAGCCGAGCACCGGCCCGCCCCGGCGACGCGCCGTACCCGCCGTTCCCGCGACCGGGTCGCGTCGACCGTCCTGCACCTGCTGCTCGGCGCCGGCCTGCTGCTGATGGTCGGCCCGTTCCTGTGGATGCTGGTCTCGTCGATCAAGCCCGAGGGCGAGGTCCGCCGGGTGCCGCCGACCTGGTGGCCCGAGGCGGCCACGCTGGAGAACTACCGGGAACTGTTCGGCCGGATGGACTTCCCGCAGTACTTCACCAACTCGGCGGTCGTCGCGACCCTGGTGACCGTCGGCAACGTCCTGATCTGCGCGGCCACCGGGTACGCCCTGGCCAAGTTGCCGTTCCGGGGCCGGCGCGGCCTCTTCGCCGCCGTGATCGGGACGATCATGGTGCCGCCGGTGGTCTGGTTCATCCCGGTCTTCGTCCTGGTCAGCAACCTCGGCCTGGTCAACACGTACGCGGGCCTGGTGCTGCCGAACATCGCCCAGGCGATCAACGTCTTCCTGATGCGGCAGTTCATGCTCTCCGTACCCGACGAACTGTTGGAGTCGGCGCGGATCGACGGGGCCGGCGAGTGGCGGATCTTCTGGCGGATTGTGCTGCCGCTGTCCCGACCGGCCATGGCCACCGTCGGGATCCTCACCTTCCTCGGCTCCTGGAACAACTTCCTCTGGCCGCTCGCGGTCGCCACCACCGAGGACAAGTACACCCTGCCGGTGGCGCTCGCGCTCTACAGCGTCGGGCAGAACGAGGCCCGGTACGGGCTGCTGCTGGCCGGTTCGGTCGTCGTGGTGCTGCCGATCCTGCTCGTCTTCCTGGTCCTGCAACGCCACTTCGTACGGGGCATCGCCACCACCGGTCTCAAGTGA
- a CDS encoding M15 family metallopeptidase: MSLAATRPPARRAVPLVVVLVLAACHRPAPPPPPSPPSPTAPAFVSEIRPVTEADVARSWRPGCPVGPDRLRLVRLNHWDFAGQPRVGALVVHEAVAAEVVTAFDTLFRQRFPIRQIRPVDDYAGDDAASMAADNTSGFNCRRAVTEGAASWSTHAYGRAIDVNPVENPYLFGGQVLPPAGAAYVDRGAYRPGMAVPDGVLVRAFAAVGWSWGGVWANPDYQHFTTGR, encoded by the coding sequence ATGTCGCTGGCCGCGACCCGGCCGCCCGCCCGCCGGGCGGTGCCGCTGGTCGTCGTCCTGGTGCTGGCCGCCTGCCACCGACCAGCCCCACCACCCCCGCCATCTCCGCCGTCGCCCACCGCGCCCGCCTTCGTCAGCGAGATCCGGCCGGTCACCGAGGCGGACGTGGCACGTAGCTGGCGGCCGGGCTGCCCGGTCGGACCGGACCGGCTGCGGCTGGTCCGGCTGAACCACTGGGACTTCGCGGGACAGCCGCGCGTCGGCGCCCTGGTCGTGCACGAGGCGGTCGCCGCCGAGGTGGTGACCGCCTTCGACACCCTCTTCCGGCAGCGGTTCCCGATCCGGCAGATCCGCCCGGTGGACGACTACGCCGGTGACGATGCCGCGTCGATGGCCGCCGACAACACCTCCGGGTTCAACTGCCGTCGCGCGGTGACCGAGGGAGCGGCGAGCTGGTCGACCCACGCGTACGGGCGGGCGATCGACGTCAACCCGGTGGAGAACCCGTACCTGTTCGGCGGCCAGGTGCTCCCGCCGGCCGGCGCCGCGTACGTCGACCGGGGCGCGTACCGGCCGGGGATGGCCGTGCCGGACGGCGTGCTGGTCCGGGCCTTCGCCGCGGTCGGCTGGTCCTGGGGTGGGGTCTGGGCCAACCCGGACTACCAGCATTTCACCACCGGCCGCTGA
- a CDS encoding metal-dependent hydrolase: MMGPSHALSGAAVWLTGSLAMQHFAGYHQSTLELAVGTAVCAGGALFPDLDLSGKVTRNQGGATVARTFGVFSLFLAEVIEKVSLGVYYATKLSRDPKRNNGHRTLTHTLPFTALVGWGTTALCTAYGKWAVVGILFFMIGLALRGLFDRWAERAGWVIVTLTSAAAAWYTFANLPGDRGYPMIGLAMGVGCFVHIIGDMITKAGVPILWPIPIKRRMWTPIGLPNSIALRAGSKTEVVVVRSVLTVVSVLAAIGLVAPSVLERFTTEV, translated from the coding sequence ATGATGGGACCGTCGCACGCGCTGTCCGGCGCGGCGGTGTGGCTGACCGGTTCGTTGGCGATGCAGCACTTCGCCGGCTACCACCAGTCCACGCTGGAGCTGGCCGTCGGCACGGCGGTCTGCGCGGGCGGTGCGCTCTTCCCCGACCTCGACCTCTCCGGCAAGGTGACCCGCAACCAGGGCGGTGCCACGGTCGCCCGGACGTTCGGCGTCTTCTCGCTCTTCCTGGCCGAGGTGATCGAGAAGGTGTCGCTCGGCGTCTACTACGCCACCAAGCTCAGCCGGGACCCGAAGCGCAACAACGGGCACCGGACGCTGACCCACACCCTCCCGTTCACCGCGCTGGTCGGCTGGGGCACCACGGCGCTCTGCACCGCGTACGGCAAGTGGGCCGTGGTCGGCATCCTGTTCTTCATGATCGGCCTGGCGCTGCGCGGCCTGTTCGACCGCTGGGCGGAGCGGGCCGGCTGGGTGATCGTCACGCTGACCTCGGCCGCCGCCGCCTGGTACACCTTCGCGAACCTGCCGGGTGACCGGGGCTATCCGATGATCGGGCTCGCCATGGGGGTGGGCTGCTTCGTGCACATCATCGGCGACATGATCACCAAGGCCGGGGTGCCGATCCTCTGGCCCATCCCAATCAAGCGCCGAATGTGGACGCCGATCGGCCTGCCGAACAGCATCGCGCTGCGCGCCGGCAGCAAGACCGAGGTCGTGGTGGTCCGTTCGGTGCTCACCGTGGTCTCCGTCCTCGCCGCCATCGGCCTGGTCGCACCCTCCGTGCTGGAGCGCTTCACCACGGAGGTCTGA
- a CDS encoding carbohydrate ABC transporter permease, with protein sequence MTAPGRTRVGRGGATHRGLTGWAFALPFAVPFAIFLVGPVLVSLLMSFTDIRLADLRNPLAVEFVGFENYLRLADDEVFLKSVRNTALVVLLGIPLTLGLGLAVALGLNSGLTRFKALFRVGYYLPVVTSIVAVSVVWRFVYQKDSGLVNGFLGLFGIAGPNWLESTTLALPALIVMIVWRGLGFQMVIFLAGLQAIPEQLYEAARIDGASAWQQFRHITLPMLKPTLLLSTVIGTVGLMLVFEEPFVMTQGGPLHSTVSVSQYVYSQFGFGNYGYASAMSYVLFLAVAALGVGWFRLLKSDS encoded by the coding sequence GTGACGGCACCGGGCCGGACCCGCGTCGGGCGGGGCGGCGCGACCCACCGGGGGCTCACCGGCTGGGCGTTCGCGCTGCCGTTCGCCGTACCGTTTGCGATCTTCCTGGTCGGCCCGGTGCTCGTCTCGTTGCTGATGAGCTTCACCGACATCCGCCTGGCCGACCTGCGCAACCCGTTGGCCGTGGAGTTCGTCGGATTCGAGAACTACCTGCGGCTGGCCGACGACGAGGTGTTCCTGAAGTCGGTCCGGAACACCGCGCTGGTGGTTCTCCTCGGCATCCCGCTCACCCTGGGGCTCGGCCTGGCCGTGGCCCTCGGGCTGAACTCCGGGCTGACCCGGTTCAAGGCGCTGTTCCGGGTCGGCTACTACCTGCCGGTGGTGACCAGCATCGTCGCCGTCTCGGTGGTCTGGCGGTTCGTCTACCAGAAGGACTCCGGGCTGGTGAACGGCTTCCTCGGGCTGTTCGGGATCGCCGGCCCGAACTGGCTGGAGAGCACCACCCTGGCCCTGCCCGCGCTGATCGTGATGATCGTCTGGCGGGGGCTCGGCTTCCAGATGGTGATCTTCCTGGCCGGGCTCCAGGCCATCCCCGAGCAGCTCTACGAGGCCGCCCGGATCGACGGGGCCAGCGCCTGGCAGCAGTTCCGGCACATAACGCTGCCGATGCTCAAACCCACCCTGCTGCTCTCCACCGTCATCGGCACGGTCGGCCTGATGCTGGTCTTCGAGGAACCCTTCGTGATGACCCAGGGCGGGCCGCTGCACTCCACCGTCTCCGTCTCGCAGTACGTCTACAGCCAGTTCGGGTTCGGCAACTACGGCTACGCCTCCGCGATGAGCTACGTGCTCTTCCTGGCCGTCGCGGCGCTCGGCGTGGGCTGGTTTCGCCTGCTCAAGTCGGACTCCTGA
- a CDS encoding sugar ABC transporter substrate-binding protein: protein MATWTRPLAALGLAAVLLVAGCGRDEDGGAEGPGKSIGEGKATGEVTVWAMGTEGEKLGVLADAFMKENPDAKVKVTPIPWDGAHDKIATAIAGRQTPDISLIGTTWMGEFAKTGGLDPAPTDLVTKDDFFPGAWDTTVVDGTSYGVPWYVETRLLYVNKAVATKAGITTAPQTWEDLKTAITALKTKGGAKWGVSFPPGGTGSWQTVLPFVWQNGGDILSGDTFALDSPATAEALGYYQSYFAEGLSPKDLPQGTLEPEFVKGNIGAFVSGPWHIGILKEQGAADNFQLWHMPKRQAATSFVGGGNLAVFKDAKNRDAAWKFVEYLSRPDVQITWYRTASDLPSVKKAWDDPVLADDPHLAAFGTQLEDAKSPPAIATWEQVAVGMDAEVEKLTKTGASPEDTARAIQQKATSIGTGA, encoded by the coding sequence ATGGCGACGTGGACGCGGCCGTTGGCCGCGCTCGGACTCGCCGCTGTCCTGCTGGTCGCCGGCTGCGGCCGGGACGAGGACGGCGGCGCGGAGGGCCCCGGTAAGAGCATCGGCGAGGGCAAGGCGACCGGCGAGGTCACCGTCTGGGCGATGGGCACCGAGGGCGAGAAGCTGGGCGTCCTCGCCGACGCTTTCATGAAGGAGAACCCGGACGCCAAGGTCAAGGTGACCCCGATCCCGTGGGACGGGGCGCACGACAAGATCGCCACCGCGATCGCCGGCCGGCAGACCCCCGACATCAGCCTGATCGGCACCACCTGGATGGGGGAGTTCGCCAAGACCGGTGGCCTCGACCCGGCCCCGACCGACCTGGTCACCAAGGACGACTTCTTCCCCGGCGCCTGGGACACCACCGTGGTCGACGGCACCTCCTACGGCGTCCCCTGGTACGTCGAGACCCGCCTGCTCTACGTCAACAAGGCGGTCGCGACGAAGGCCGGGATCACCACCGCCCCGCAGACCTGGGAGGACCTGAAGACCGCGATCACCGCCCTGAAGACCAAGGGCGGCGCCAAGTGGGGCGTCTCCTTCCCGCCCGGCGGCACCGGCTCCTGGCAGACGGTGCTCCCGTTCGTCTGGCAGAACGGCGGTGACATCCTCTCCGGCGACACGTTCGCCCTCGACAGCCCCGCCACCGCCGAGGCGCTCGGCTACTACCAGTCCTACTTCGCCGAGGGCCTGAGCCCGAAGGACCTTCCCCAGGGGACGCTCGAACCGGAGTTCGTCAAGGGAAACATCGGGGCGTTCGTCTCCGGCCCCTGGCACATCGGCATCCTCAAGGAGCAGGGCGCGGCCGACAACTTCCAGCTCTGGCACATGCCGAAGCGGCAGGCGGCCACCTCGTTCGTCGGCGGCGGCAACCTCGCGGTCTTCAAGGACGCCAAGAACCGCGACGCGGCCTGGAAGTTCGTCGAGTACCTGTCCCGCCCGGACGTGCAGATCACCTGGTACCGGACGGCGTCGGACCTGCCGTCGGTGAAGAAGGCGTGGGACGACCCGGTGCTGGCCGACGACCCGCACCTGGCCGCGTTCGGCACGCAACTGGAGGACGCGAAGTCGCCGCCGGCGATCGCCACCTGGGAGCAGGTCGCGGTCGGCATGGACGCCGAGGTGGAGAAGCTCACCAAGACCGGCGCCAGCCCCGAGGACACGGCCCGCGCGATCCAGCAGAAGGCCACCTCGATCGGGACGGGAGCCTGA
- a CDS encoding glucoamylase family protein — translation MKRRSVLTLAAGASAALLVPSGAGAAPDGGPVGPLADADRRLLLRYAADTWRSMTAMVDPGTGLVADNIEADLAAATRSRYTSPTNVGCLIWSAISARELGVISRGEARRYIRTALDTLSRLERHPYSGMFYNWYDPADGRLLRSWPIDGSPVYPFLSSVDNAWLAAALMVVGNDDPALAASAGRILAEMDFGFYYDANARGADFGAGLMRGGFWPERPPNGGVEDNYRGRGPNVWYTGHHYGTLHSETRIISYVAIALGQVPREHYFAMWRTFEPNCDWSWQEMKPVGEYVEHLGIRVFEGAYRHRGRQYVPTWGGSMFEALMPDLLVPEARWAPDSWGRNHPVFVRGQIDHGLHEAGYGHWGFSPSSNPAGGYREYGVDPMGLDTDGYTSDQERTRVNLGFDGCRPADPLPTSYGDGVVTPHAVFLALPYAPDEAVDQLARLRADFDCYGPGGFHDAVAVRSGTVAHRHLALDQGMVLGALGNLLAGDTLRRRFATGRTAERLRPLLGIEEFAVPAGN, via the coding sequence ATGAAACGCAGGTCCGTGCTGACGCTGGCCGCCGGCGCGTCGGCGGCACTGCTCGTCCCGTCCGGGGCAGGCGCGGCCCCGGACGGCGGTCCCGTCGGTCCGCTCGCCGACGCCGACCGGCGACTGCTGCTGCGGTACGCGGCCGACACCTGGCGCTCGATGACCGCCATGGTGGACCCGGGCACCGGCCTGGTCGCCGACAACATCGAAGCCGACCTGGCTGCGGCGACCCGGTCCCGGTACACCTCGCCGACGAACGTCGGCTGCCTCATCTGGTCGGCCATCTCCGCCCGGGAACTGGGCGTGATCTCCCGGGGTGAGGCCCGCCGGTACATCCGGACGGCCCTGGACACGCTGTCCCGGCTGGAGCGGCACCCGTACTCCGGCATGTTCTACAACTGGTACGACCCGGCCGACGGCCGCCTGCTGCGGAGCTGGCCGATCGACGGCTCGCCGGTGTACCCGTTCCTGTCCAGCGTCGACAACGCCTGGCTGGCCGCCGCGCTGATGGTCGTCGGCAACGACGACCCGGCGCTGGCCGCGTCGGCCGGGCGGATCCTGGCCGAAATGGACTTCGGTTTCTACTACGACGCCAACGCCCGGGGCGCCGACTTCGGCGCCGGCCTGATGCGCGGCGGTTTCTGGCCGGAACGCCCGCCGAACGGCGGGGTGGAGGACAACTACCGGGGACGCGGCCCGAACGTCTGGTACACCGGCCACCACTACGGCACGCTCCACAGCGAGACCCGGATCATCAGCTACGTCGCGATCGCCCTCGGCCAGGTGCCCCGCGAGCACTACTTCGCCATGTGGCGCACCTTCGAGCCGAACTGCGACTGGTCCTGGCAGGAGATGAAACCGGTCGGCGAGTACGTCGAACACCTCGGCATCCGGGTCTTCGAGGGCGCATACCGGCACCGGGGCCGGCAGTACGTGCCGACCTGGGGCGGCTCCATGTTCGAGGCGCTGATGCCGGACCTGCTCGTCCCCGAGGCGCGGTGGGCCCCGGACAGTTGGGGCCGCAACCACCCGGTGTTCGTACGCGGCCAGATCGACCACGGCCTACACGAGGCCGGGTACGGCCACTGGGGCTTCTCGCCGTCGTCGAACCCGGCCGGCGGCTACCGCGAGTACGGCGTCGACCCGATGGGCCTGGACACCGACGGCTACACCAGCGACCAGGAACGTACCCGGGTCAACCTCGGCTTCGACGGGTGCCGGCCCGCCGACCCGCTCCCCACCAGCTACGGCGACGGTGTGGTGACCCCGCACGCGGTCTTCCTCGCCCTGCCGTACGCCCCGGACGAGGCGGTCGACCAGCTCGCCCGGCTCCGCGCCGACTTCGACTGCTACGGCCCCGGTGGCTTCCACGACGCGGTGGCGGTGCGCAGCGGTACGGTGGCCCACCGCCACCTCGCCCTCGACCAGGGGATGGTGCTGGGCGCGCTGGGCAACCTGCTCGCCGGGGACACGCTGCGACGCCGCTTCGCCACGGGCCGGACGGCCGAACGACTCCGCCCGTTGCTCGGGATCGAGGAGTTCGCCGTACCCGCCGGGAACTGA
- a CDS encoding LacI family DNA-binding transcriptional regulator, with the protein MADQGGSDRTVAWIVEHVEDAEWWVTKPDNRASGRPDGANRRRPTVYQVADLAGVSIATVSRALRPDEPVAPETRQRVLAAARTLNWWPSRAAQTLAGDAHDAVAIVMPDLAGPYYAQVVAGFESEVVGRDSVVMVLATHGRAASERLVRELASRIDGLVVMGESFPEEILHELAAQVPLVLVARPALPAVTTLVCENVEAAETLTRHLFDHGRRRLRFVGDPEGTPDVWERWTGFVRAHTDAGVALVDGPLACDRLEPESGYLAGLEVLRDPEVDAVVCANDELASGVYRAAAELGRTVGEDLAVTGWDDVTLAAHLSPRLTTVRQPMRQLGAAAGRLLFDQIGGARVSPRTVQLDTELVIRQSCGCPA; encoded by the coding sequence GTGGCTGACCAGGGCGGATCCGACCGGACCGTAGCCTGGATCGTCGAGCACGTCGAGGACGCGGAGTGGTGGGTGACGAAACCGGACAACCGGGCGAGCGGACGGCCAGACGGCGCGAACCGTCGTCGCCCGACCGTCTACCAGGTGGCGGATCTCGCGGGTGTATCGATCGCCACGGTCTCCCGGGCCCTGCGCCCCGACGAGCCGGTGGCGCCGGAGACCCGACAGCGGGTTCTGGCCGCCGCCCGGACCCTGAACTGGTGGCCGAGTCGGGCCGCGCAGACCCTCGCCGGGGACGCGCACGACGCGGTGGCGATCGTCATGCCCGACCTCGCCGGCCCCTACTACGCCCAGGTCGTCGCCGGGTTCGAGTCGGAGGTGGTCGGGCGGGACAGCGTGGTCATGGTGCTGGCCACCCACGGCCGGGCCGCGTCCGAGCGCCTGGTCCGGGAGCTCGCGTCCCGGATCGACGGGCTGGTCGTGATGGGGGAGAGCTTCCCGGAGGAGATCCTCCACGAGTTGGCCGCGCAGGTGCCGCTGGTGCTGGTGGCCCGCCCGGCGTTGCCTGCCGTCACCACGCTGGTGTGCGAGAACGTCGAGGCGGCGGAGACGCTGACCCGGCACCTGTTCGACCACGGACGGCGGCGGCTGCGCTTCGTCGGGGACCCGGAGGGCACCCCGGACGTGTGGGAGCGGTGGACCGGGTTCGTCCGGGCGCACACCGACGCGGGCGTGGCGTTGGTCGACGGGCCGCTGGCCTGCGACCGCCTCGAACCGGAGAGCGGTTACCTGGCGGGTCTGGAGGTTCTCCGTGATCCGGAGGTGGACGCGGTGGTCTGCGCCAACGACGAACTCGCCTCCGGGGTGTACCGGGCCGCCGCCGAGCTCGGGCGGACCGTGGGCGAGGACCTCGCGGTCACCGGCTGGGACGACGTGACCCTCGCCGCGCACCTGTCGCCGCGCCTGACCACGGTACGTCAGCCGATGCGCCAGCTCGGGGCCGCCGCCGGGCGGCTGCTCTTCGATCAGATCGGTGGCGCCCGGGTGTCGCCGCGTACCGTGCAGCTGGACACCGAGCTGGTGATCCGACAGAGCTGCGGCTGCCCTGCCTGA